CTGCTGTTCTCACTGGAGTTTATCCTGATTAATTTGATGGTCGATATGCTCTACGCAGCGATCAATCCGGCAATTCGCTACAAGTAAGGATGGTTGATGCTTAACTGGCGACGCAAAGCTGCGCTATCCACGCTGCCGACAATCAGCCCCGACCGTGTGCGCACCCCGTGGCGCGAGTTCTGGCGGCGTTTTCGCCGGCAGCATCTGGCGATGGCGGCGGGCATATTCATCGTACTGCTGGTGGTGGTGGCCGCGTTTGCCCCCGTGCTGGCCCCGTTCGATGCGGAAAATTATTTTGACTACGACCGGCTCAACGAGGGGCCGTCGCTGCTGCACTGGTTCGGCGTGGATGCGCTGGGCCGCGACATTTTCAGCCGCGTGCTGCTTGGCGCAAGGCTGTCGCTGGTTGCCGGGGTCTTTTCGGTGGCGGTCGGGGCTGCAATCGGCACCCTGCTGGGTTTACTGGCCGGCTATTACGAGGGCTGGTGGGACCGTATTATTATGCGCATCTGCGATGTGCTGTTCGCCTTTCCCGGCATTCTGCTGGCGATAGCGGTGGTGGCGGTGCTGGGTAACGGGATGTCCAACGTCATCCTCGCCGTGGCGATCTTCAGCATTCCTGCTTTTGCCCGACTGGTGCGCGGCAATACGCTGGTGCTGAAGCATCAGACCTATATCGAATCCGCACGCAGTATCGGCGCGCCGGACTGGGTGATTATCCTGCGGCATATTCTGCCGGGGACGCTCTCATCCATCGTGGTGTATTTCACCATGCGTATCGGCACATCGATTATTTCTGCCGCCAGCCTGTCGTTCCTGGGGCTGGGCGCTCAGCCGCCGACGCCGGAGTGGGGCGCGATGTTGAATGCGGCGCAGGCGGATATGGTGATGGCCCCGCACGTGGCGATATTTCCGAGCCTGGCGATTTTCCTGACGGTGCTGGCTTTCAATCTGCTGGGTGACGGTCTGCGCGATGCGCTGGATCCCAAACTGAAACACTGACAGGACTTTGAGCGTGCAGCGGCCGCTGCGCGCTCAAACCATCCGGTTGACATTACCCAATGCACACCTTGCGGTTCACGGTATCCAGCTCAGATGATTTAACTTACATCATCCTTCTCAGGCTACATCATTCAACTTACATCATGCGGCTCAGCACAATCGCGGCAGCGTAAATCGCGATGGCAACAATGCTGATGCAGGTTCCGCAGGAAATCGCCCGCGCCGAGCGGCCAGTGCCGAGGTAGTGGGTTTCCAGCACGATAATATTGGCGGCGGGCGGCAGCAGGCAGAACAGGTACAGCGCGGCCGCGTTGTCGGTGAGCGTCTGAAAACCACTAAGATGCGCAACGAGCAGCATCGCGCTGACCAGCAGGAAAATGACCCCGCCGCGCAGTAAAAATGGACGCAGCTCTTCACGGAAATCCGCCGCCGTTACCCGAACTTTCCCCAGCCAGATCCCAAGGATAGCCATCCCCAGCAGGCTCATCAGGAATTTGGCGATATCGTAAAGTCCTTCACCGAACTGGGCAATCTGCTCACCGAAGGGGATCAGCACGATCCCCGCGCCCAGCGCCAGCACCGGCGGCGTTTTCACCAGGCCTTTCAGATCCAGACCCGCGCCGGAGAGCATGCCTGCGCCAATGGAGTTGCCAAAAATCGAACTGCCGACGTAGGCGGCGATCACGATCACCACCGCCTGCGCGGAGAACAGGGCGCTGACGATCGGCAGACCCAGCCAGCCGATATTGAGATAGCAAAAGCAAAGATGCTGTACCGGATCGCGGCTAAGACGGCGACCAATACTGAGTAAAATCAGCATCAACAGCGCGGTGACGACAATGATGCCGCTCATGGCATGAAAATGGCTGGAGACGTTATAGATGATGACCAGTGGAATGATAAGCCGGGTTAACAACAGGGAAGCCAGCGCTTTGATATCCCAACGGGTATGGCCCATTGCGTAGCCCGCCAGCAGGTAAATCAGCGGTAAAAAAATGGTCATCAACGATCCTCTGCGTTCTTTCCGGCTGAAAGATATAGCATTTTTGTTAATGAATTGTCATTGGCTAATTCGCTGGCAAGAATAAACCGCCTGATATCTCACCGTTATAAAAGATTTTTTCAGCTGGCGTAGAGGAAATCAGCATCCCTGCATATGATGAAAAAGACATCAATTCGCGCTGTTTTCCTCTACAAGGAACTTCACCATGTTAACGATGCACTGGAAAGGGTCTGTCGGGCTGGTCATGCTGAGTGTCGTGCTGGCGGGCTGTTCTTCTAAAGTGGCTGAACCCACCCAATTTTCAGGATTTTTATCCGACTACTCACAGCTAAAACCCACCAGCT
The sequence above is a segment of the Erwinia sp. SLM-02 genome. Coding sequences within it:
- the gsiD gene encoding glutathione ABC transporter permease GsiD; its protein translation is MLNWRRKAALSTLPTISPDRVRTPWREFWRRFRRQHLAMAAGIFIVLLVVVAAFAPVLAPFDAENYFDYDRLNEGPSLLHWFGVDALGRDIFSRVLLGARLSLVAGVFSVAVGAAIGTLLGLLAGYYEGWWDRIIMRICDVLFAFPGILLAIAVVAVLGNGMSNVILAVAIFSIPAFARLVRGNTLVLKHQTYIESARSIGAPDWVIILRHILPGTLSSIVVYFTMRIGTSIISAASLSFLGLGAQPPTPEWGAMLNAAQADMVMAPHVAIFPSLAIFLTVLAFNLLGDGLRDALDPKLKH
- a CDS encoding permease gives rise to the protein MTIFLPLIYLLAGYAMGHTRWDIKALASLLLTRLIIPLVIIYNVSSHFHAMSGIIVVTALLMLILLSIGRRLSRDPVQHLCFCYLNIGWLGLPIVSALFSAQAVVIVIAAYVGSSIFGNSIGAGMLSGAGLDLKGLVKTPPVLALGAGIVLIPFGEQIAQFGEGLYDIAKFLMSLLGMAILGIWLGKVRVTAADFREELRPFLLRGGVIFLLVSAMLLVAHLSGFQTLTDNAAALYLFCLLPPAANIIVLETHYLGTGRSARAISCGTCISIVAIAIYAAAIVLSRMM